CGTCTTGTCGCTCCAGTCGTTGGGATCCTTGCCGAGATAGGCCTTGGCCGAGAGCACGACCTCTATAGCCTCCTCGAGCATGGTTATCTTCTTCTTGTACTTCTCGAGGAATCCGTAGTTGGGATCGAATATCTGCTTCACCGTCGTAACTCCCTCAGGACAGAGGTAGTTCCTCCAAGAGTAGCCTGTGGTACCCCACATGTACACGAAACTGTACTTGTTGCCGGGATCGAAGGGTGGGTTCAGGAAGTTCGGATCCATGAACTTGGCGTTAGGTATGAGGGACTTGTCCAGCTCCCTCACGTACCCCCTCCTTATGGCGAGGGCCGCGTCGTTGTCGGGAAGGTCTATCACGTCGTAGCCGCTACCGCCAGCCTCGAGCTTGGCGAAGGGCTCGGCCGGGTCCTCGAACACATCGTAAACTATCTTATCCCTAGGTATGCCGGTCTCCTGGGAGAATATGTCGAGAAGGGCCTCTTGGATGTAGTATGACCAGTTATACACGTGGAGGGAGCCCTCATGCTTGGGCATCGCTGATACC
This Thermoproteota archaeon DNA region includes the following protein-coding sequences:
- a CDS encoding extracellular solute-binding protein: MTSRREFLKIAIAGVAGLVVGGAAGWSLRGPGISPEKIAEYEKEIEKLRKQLAEKGVVTTTVTKTVSAMPKHEGSLHVYNWSYYIQEALLDIFSQETGIPRDKIVYDVFEDPAEPFAKLEAGGSGYDVIDLPDNDAALAIRRGYVRELDKSLIPNAKFMDPNFLNPPFDPGNKYSFVYMWGTTGYSWRNYLCPEGVTTVKQIFDPNYGFLEKYKKKITMLEEAIEVVLSAKAYLGKDPNDWSDKTMEEVKEVLIKQKPYLAAYAGTSEYFQGLANGSIYVAHAYNGD